The DNA segment AAGTGCCGGGATGGCTCAGCATGACCCTTCCCAGACAGCCCATCTCCGCGTCCAGTTGACGCTAGCCGGCGGGCGGCGCGGCGCCACGAGCCGGCATGGAAGCTTCCAGGGCAACCTCCGGGTGGGCATCAACCAGTTCCTGGCCGAGATTCATCCGGAAGAGCCGCTGATGCCCGGTGGCCACGCGGTGCACTGCGCCGTGTACTTCGCGGATCCGGCCGCGGCGATGACCCACTTCCCGGCTGGCGCGAACTTCGAGATCTGGGACGGTGGGCGCGTGGGCTACGGGATGGTCCTGGCCGTGCAGCGCTGAGGCGCCGGTTGGTTCAGGCGTAGCGATCCTCGGTCCAGGGGTCCGCGGTGTTGGAGTAGCCGCGCACTTCCCAGAAGCCGAGTTTGTCCTCCGCGAGGAAAGTGATGCCGTTGACGAACTTGGCGCCCTTCCAGGCATAGAGCTTGGGAATGATCACGCGCGCCGGCCCGCCGTGTTCGCGGGTGATGGGCTGGCCCTCGAAGGAGGTGGCGACGAGCACGTCGTCATCGAGGCACTGCTCGAGCGCGACGTTGGTCGAGTAGCCATCGTAGGAAGTGAAGTACACGAACCGGGCCTCGGGCTTCGGCCGCACGAGTTCGTAGAGCGTGGTGAATGCGACGCCGCCCCAGCGGCAGTCGTACTTGCTCCAGGTGGTCACGCAGTGGAAGTCGCTGATGTCCTCCACCTGGGGCAGCGCATGGAACTGCGCCCAGGAGAGATCGGTGGGCGCATCGACGAGCCCGTCGAGCTTCAGCCTCCATTGGTCGAGCGCGATGTCCGGCTGCACCCCGAGATCGAGCACGGGAAAGCCAGTCGTGAGTTTCTGGCCGGGCGGGAGCCGCTCGGCGGAGGCGACAGCGTGGGCACGAACACCGCGGGCCTTCTGCTTCTCGGCCCACTTCTGCTTCGCTTCGATGTAGCGCTCTTTCGACATGGGTCGGGGAAGCTACGAGCAACCGCCGAAGGCACAAGTGGCAATCCGCCACGGCTCACCGGGCTCCCTCTGCGGGAGGTTCTGGACGCGGTCGCGGCGCGGCCGGCCCAAAAAAAGGCACCGGCGCAGCCCCACAAGCTGCGCCGGTGCTACTACTAACTTACTGTTCCCACACGCGGTCACTCTAGCGGATTTTTTGCCGGCGCTCCTGTTCCCGATTGCCAAAACGTGCGCGCTTTTTGCCCTTTTTGGCCATCACCAGCGTTTTGTTGGCCCCCGCCGGGGCGAACGTATCCACGTCACGGAGGGGCAGTTCAGTGGCGGTTGGGGCCGTTTTGCCCTGCCGCTAGGGGGTTTGGGCTGTGAGACTTGAGGTAAATGCCGGCCCCGCCGCGGCCCGGGAAAGTCGCTCGCCAGCGACGCGTGACTTCACTCAGTCTCCCGGCGTGAGCGACGAACGTCCACCGGATCCACAGCCGATCGATCTCGCGCCCCTCTGCGCGGAGACCGCGCTGCGGCTGCTGCAGCACGGCGCGGAGAGTGCGTTGGTCGAGTCGCTGAGCCGGCGCGTGGGCGAAGCGCTCGGGGCCGAACGCGTGGAGATCGCGCTGATGGCGAACGCGGCGACGGTGACCGTGCGCATTCGGGGGCGCAGCAAGACCACGGTCCGCCGGAATCTGGACCGCGGTATCAACATGCAGATGGTGATGGACGTCCAACGACTCGTCCTCGACGTCGAGGCGGGGAAGCTCGACCGCGCGACGTACCGCACGCGGTTGCTGGCGCTGGCGCCGCGGCATCATCCGCGCTGGCTCGTGGCGCTCATGGTCGGACTCTCGTGCGCGTGCTTCGCGCGGTTGAACCACGCCGACTGGATGGCGTGTGGGCTTGTCGCCGTGGCGGGCTCGGTCGCCATGGGCGTGCGCCAGCTGCTGGCCCACCTGCATTTCAACCCGGTGATTGTGTTTGCCGTCACGGCGTTCGTGGCCACCTCGCTGACGGTCGTCGGTTTCCGTTACGATCTCAGCGCGACACCCCGCGCGGCCATGGCCGCGAGCGTGCTCCTGCTCGTGCCCGGGTATCCGCTGATCAACTCCGTGTCGGACATGCTGAAGGGCTACATGAACACCGGCATCTCGCGGGGCATGTATGCGTTGCTGCTGTCGGCGGCGACCTGCACGGGAATCCTGTCCGCCATGACTGTATGGCGGGTGTGGGGGTGGCTGCCATGAGCTGGATCGAAGTCGTGCAGGACATGCTGCTCGCGGCGGTGCCCGCGCTCGGGTTTGCGCTCATGTTCAACGTGCCGACGGGCGTGCTGGTGAACTGCGCGCTGCTGGGCGCCGGCGGCCACGCCCTGCAGCAGTTGCTCGTGCACCACGGCGTGCCCATCGAGGTCGCGACGCTGATTGCCGCCTCGCTGATCAGCTTTGTCGGCGTGTGGCGGGCGCAGCGGCTGCGGGCTCATCCCAAGGTTTTCACGGTGGCGGCGGTGATCCCGATGATTCCCGGCGTCCCCCTCTTCACGGCGCTGATCACGCTCCAGCAGATCTACCAGAAGGGGGCGACGCCCGAGTTGGTGGCGCAGACGCTGAACTCCGGGCTGCGGGCGTTCGTGATCGTGGCCGCGCTGGCCGTGGGGCTGGCGATGCCGGGGCTGGTCTACTTCCGCCGCCGCCCCGTGGTGTGAGCGCGGCCCGCGGGGTCGTTTGCGAATGCCGCGGATCTCAGTAGAGGTGCGCGGCAAAATCCAACCCGCACCCACCATGATCCTCTCCCCCCGTATCCGCCTCGGCTTCGCCGCCGCCGTCCTGACCGCGCTCTCGCCCTTGGCGCTGGCCCAGCATGATCACATGCATGGTGCCAAACCGCCGGTGCCCGCGGGCGCGAGCGCCATCGCGGTGCTCGTCCCCGGCAGCGGGA comes from the Opitutus sp. ER46 genome and includes:
- a CDS encoding threonine/serine exporter family protein translates to MSWIEVVQDMLLAAVPALGFALMFNVPTGVLVNCALLGAGGHALQQLLVHHGVPIEVATLIAASLISFVGVWRAQRLRAHPKVFTVAAVIPMIPGVPLFTALITLQQIYQKGATPELVAQTLNSGLRAFVIVAALAVGLAMPGLVYFRRRPVV
- a CDS encoding threonine/serine exporter family protein — protein: MSDERPPDPQPIDLAPLCAETALRLLQHGAESALVESLSRRVGEALGAERVEIALMANAATVTVRIRGRSKTTVRRNLDRGINMQMVMDVQRLVLDVEAGKLDRATYRTRLLALAPRHHPRWLVALMVGLSCACFARLNHADWMACGLVAVAGSVAMGVRQLLAHLHFNPVIVFAVTAFVATSLTVVGFRYDLSATPRAAMAASVLLLVPGYPLINSVSDMLKGYMNTGISRGMYALLLSAATCTGILSAMTVWRVWGWLP
- a CDS encoding sulfite oxidase-like oxidoreductase, yielding MSKERYIEAKQKWAEKQKARGVRAHAVASAERLPPGQKLTTGFPVLDLGVQPDIALDQWRLKLDGLVDAPTDLSWAQFHALPQVEDISDFHCVTTWSKYDCRWGGVAFTTLYELVRPKPEARFVYFTSYDGYSTNVALEQCLDDDVLVATSFEGQPITREHGGPARVIIPKLYAWKGAKFVNGITFLAEDKLGFWEVRGYSNTADPWTEDRYA